One Lycium ferocissimum isolate CSIRO_LF1 unplaced genomic scaffold, AGI_CSIRO_Lferr_CH_V1 ctg17321, whole genome shotgun sequence DNA window includes the following coding sequences:
- the LOC132042717 gene encoding uncharacterized protein LOC132042717: MHMAGEQMPKDIQNLAVGPSKQAKRMTGYICNGVRYLTKSRDARRKTQNSGIMVKATTQSYASARDKNPILAEVSFYGVLTDIIELYYTKKLKFVLFSCKWVNNNKGLIEKDDYGFPLVNFNHLLYTRHQLSNEPFIFASQAQQVFYVDHPMGKEWQIVVKLKPRGFYDLGENTPAIEHKEGHMELWPDQQLDDTTFESEDDIEWVREGVPGIEVDPQTLEINEAFDEDDEIS, translated from the coding sequence ATGCATATGGCCGGTGAGCAAATGCCTAAAGATATTCAAAATTTAGCTGTTGGCCCATCCAAACAAGCAAAAAGAATGACCGGATATATATGTAATGGAGTTAGATACTTAACAAAGTCTCGTGATGCTAGGAGAAAAACTCAAAATAGTGGTATTATGGTAAAGGCTACCACTCAAAGTTATGCAAGCGCAAGAGATAAAAATCCCATATTGGCAGAAGTTTCTTTCTATGGGGTCCTCACAGACATAATTGAGTTGTATTATACCAAGAAGCTCAAGTTTGTATTGTTTAGCTGTAAATGGGTTAACAATAACAAGGGGCTTATTGAGAAAGATGATTATGGATTTCCTCTTGTGAATTTTAATCATCTACTCTACACAAGGCATCAGTTATCAAATGAACCTTTCATTTTTGCATCTCAAGCTCAACAAGTATTTTATGTCGATCATCCAATGGGAAAGGAGTGGCAAATTGTTGTTAAACTTAAGCCAAGAGGTTTTTACGATTTAGGTGAAAACACACCGGCAATTGAGCATAAGGAAGGCCATATGGAACTGTGGCCTGACCAACAGCTTGATGATACTACATTTGAAAGTGAAGATGATATTGAATGGGTTAGGGAAGGAGTACCAGGGATAGAAGTTGACCCGCAAACTCTGGAAATTAATGAAGCATTTGATGAAGATGACGAAATATCTTAG